One window of Microcoleus vaginatus PCC 9802 genomic DNA carries:
- a CDS encoding methyl-accepting chemotaxis protein — MTYLLASEYLTKYVIKYQESRAISTGNEVSHFNFERYLDIKELANLAILNDPRVSKTTSTSQKQALLDKYVKEGEGYDSIAVADLQGNTILQSSGEPITELGKREYFQEVIKTNRPTLVQPRKSFINGKYAFFAAAPIVDINTGKTIAVIRTRTPITYLEQGFQENQDKLTRDSEELKQEEYHLIDGNGKFFSATEIQQVSRDARSDFSIFAQMQANRKIQSAIDIDRLDGAKQLITYAPIETLKNMPELGWSVIIANDTKNLFAPQKELLSALIAGVGMTAAIVSALAIFLATRATRSVNEVVRAIASSSSQIAVTVEQQERIASQQLYAVARTATKMDELGESSKACAEQAEAAAFGAGQALKLTAGGSQAVDNTLKEMATLTENVGAIQKQILRLSEQTDHIGNISGLVSDLANQTNMLALNAAVEAVRAGESGKGFAVVASEIRQLADRSKESASKINALVADIQKAIRSTATVTDDGTKTVENGVKIARKTADAFAGVAEAIDRIVLNSKQISFTARNQVIAIEDVVEAVNSLNLAAQETASGISQVKLGIAQLHHAAQDLKSVV, encoded by the coding sequence ATGACTTATTTATTGGCCAGCGAGTACCTCACTAAGTACGTAATTAAGTACCAAGAATCACGGGCTATCTCTACAGGAAATGAAGTGAGCCACTTTAATTTTGAACGCTACCTAGACATTAAGGAACTAGCTAATTTAGCTATACTGAACGACCCCCGAGTCAGCAAAACCACATCAACCAGTCAAAAACAAGCTCTGTTAGATAAATATGTAAAAGAAGGGGAAGGTTACGACAGTATTGCAGTCGCAGACCTCCAGGGGAATACTATTTTGCAATCGAGCGGAGAACCAATTACAGAGCTAGGCAAGCGCGAGTATTTTCAGGAAGTAATTAAAACTAATCGTCCTACGCTTGTGCAGCCAAGAAAGTCATTTATAAATGGGAAATACGCTTTTTTTGCTGCGGCGCCGATTGTCGATATCAATACAGGGAAAACTATCGCTGTCATCAGGACTCGCACCCCTATAACTTATTTAGAGCAGGGTTTTCAGGAAAACCAAGATAAATTAACCAGAGACTCGGAGGAATTAAAACAAGAAGAATACCATTTGATAGATGGCAATGGCAAGTTTTTCTCAGCAACAGAAATTCAGCAGGTGAGTAGAGATGCACGGTCAGACTTTAGTATTTTTGCCCAAATGCAAGCCAACAGAAAGATTCAGAGTGCCATAGATATCGATCGCCTTGATGGAGCTAAGCAACTCATTACTTACGCTCCAATTGAAACATTAAAAAATATGCCAGAATTGGGTTGGAGTGTGATTATTGCTAACGATACAAAAAATCTATTTGCTCCGCAAAAAGAGTTGCTGTCTGCTCTGATTGCAGGAGTTGGAATGACGGCGGCTATTGTTAGCGCGCTCGCAATTTTTTTGGCTACTCGAGCTACTCGCTCGGTAAATGAAGTTGTGCGGGCGATCGCCTCTTCTTCCTCGCAAATTGCTGTCACCGTCGAACAGCAAGAACGCATTGCCAGCCAACAACTATATGCTGTAGCTCGAACTGCTACTAAAATGGACGAATTGGGCGAATCAAGCAAAGCTTGTGCCGAGCAAGCCGAAGCGGCCGCTTTCGGGGCTGGACAGGCTCTTAAACTCACAGCAGGAGGCAGTCAAGCAGTAGACAATACCTTGAAAGAAATGGCAACTTTGACAGAAAATGTAGGAGCAATTCAAAAGCAAATTTTGCGTTTGAGCGAGCAAACCGATCACATTGGCAATATCTCCGGTTTAGTCAGCGATTTAGCCAACCAAACAAATATGCTCGCCCTCAACGCTGCTGTCGAAGCAGTTAGAGCGGGTGAAAGTGGCAAAGGATTTGCTGTTGTTGCCAGCGAAATTCGCCAATTAGCCGATCGAAGCAAGGAATCAGCGAGCAAGATTAATGCTTTAGTTGCAGACATCCAGAAAGCGATTCGTTCGACAGCAACGGTGACGGATGACGGGACAAAAACTGTGGAAAATGGAGTGAAAATTGCCCGAAAAACCGCCGACGCCTTTGCTGGCGTGGCAGAGGCGATCGATCGCATTGTTTTGAACAGCAAACAAATTTCTTTTACTGCAAGAAACCAGGTGATCGCCATTGAGGATGTAGTTGAAGCAGTCAACTCTCTTAACCTAGCTGCTCAGGAAACAGCATCCGGCATTTCTCAAGTCAAACTCGGCATTGCTCAACTCCACCACGCAGCCCAAGATTTAAAATCAGTAGTTTAG
- a CDS encoding hybrid sensor histidine kinase/response regulator: protein MIEDEELRDVFKIASEEHLQILDDGLLYLEQHPGDSAKLEQLLRETHSLKGDAGMLGVKNVASLAHQMEHILEAIKRGETQLNSDISDRLSQSLDAIRKLVDEAVTGEDSGVNTFYILASMMGASSQQQPQAAASIVAPSSSQVPEQPLVEPQFTEPPTQELETNVETSEVLNLETNSSFLPLQSQPEFLLQAQNLPAPSEPATASASQSAVTASSTSSYRIETIRVATQNLDDLMTQAGELTVTKTRLGHRVAEIEQITTLWEEWSREYFVTSLNVERMPIDENGIKANGKFSQLQDYYQRTEERLERLGTLVNRLRNRVYEDTARLELIAEALESGIRTLRLLPLSTIFNLFPRTVRDLAKREGKEVALVIEGGETTADKRILEEMKDPLMHMIRNAIDHGIETVEERQKIGKPPVATLRIKGYNVASNIIIEVADDGRGLNLESIKQTAVKRNICTREQLAEMTDTQVQSLIFSPGFSTKKFVTEVSGRGVGLDVVRTNVEALKGSIQVESLPGKGCTFKLQISTSLATVNVLIVVVEDIPYALPVEFVDTAKQVSQSEIFAIEGKATILSNGQPLSVAHLTDLLELNHRQGWQRNRYLRQENGSEIMTKNPQEFLNSTSSKMPCIVLKVGEERLGLLVDALIDEQDVVMKPQSQLLKRVRNVSGATILGTGEVCMVLNPHDLIKSVRQQVSSRRVSGARSPIETATRKQVILLAEDSIATRTQEKRILEGAGYEVVTAVDGLDAFHKLKTRNFDAVISDVQMPNLDGLALTVKIREQKEYSELPIILVTSLASDEDRKRGADAGANAYIPKGNFNQDVLIETLKRLV from the coding sequence ATGATTGAAGATGAAGAACTCCGAGATGTATTTAAAATTGCTAGTGAAGAACACTTGCAGATACTAGACGATGGATTGCTGTACTTGGAACAACACCCGGGAGACTCAGCTAAGTTAGAACAATTGTTGCGGGAAACTCATTCTCTTAAAGGTGATGCTGGGATGCTTGGAGTAAAAAATGTAGCATCTTTAGCTCATCAAATGGAGCATATCTTAGAAGCTATCAAGCGGGGTGAAACTCAATTGAATTCAGATATTAGTGATCGACTTTCGCAAAGTTTAGACGCCATCCGCAAACTCGTTGACGAAGCCGTCACGGGTGAAGATTCCGGCGTTAATACATTTTACATCCTCGCTAGCATGATGGGTGCTTCTAGTCAGCAACAGCCACAGGCTGCAGCCTCAATAGTAGCTCCCTCATCTTCACAAGTACCAGAACAACCGTTGGTAGAACCGCAATTTACTGAGCCTCCTACCCAAGAACTAGAAACAAATGTTGAAACTTCTGAAGTCCTTAACTTAGAGACAAATTCCTCTTTTTTACCCCTACAATCCCAGCCAGAATTTCTACTGCAAGCTCAAAACTTGCCTGCACCTTCTGAACCCGCCACTGCGTCGGCTTCGCAGTCGGCAGTTACTGCATCCTCAACCTCATCTTACCGCATTGAAACCATTCGTGTTGCTACTCAAAATTTAGACGATTTAATGACTCAAGCAGGGGAACTTACTGTCACAAAAACTCGGCTAGGACACCGAGTTGCAGAGATCGAACAAATTACAACTTTGTGGGAAGAGTGGAGCAGAGAATATTTTGTAACGAGCTTGAATGTTGAGCGGATGCCAATAGATGAAAACGGTATTAAAGCCAACGGTAAATTTAGCCAATTGCAGGATTACTATCAACGTACAGAAGAACGTTTAGAACGTCTCGGAACTTTAGTCAACCGCTTGAGAAATCGAGTTTATGAAGATACTGCCAGACTCGAATTAATCGCCGAGGCATTAGAATCAGGAATTCGCACTCTGAGACTGCTGCCTTTGTCTACTATTTTTAATTTATTTCCTCGAACTGTTCGAGACTTAGCGAAACGGGAAGGTAAAGAAGTTGCATTAGTGATTGAAGGAGGCGAAACTACAGCCGATAAACGCATTTTAGAGGAAATGAAAGACCCTTTAATGCACATGATTAGAAATGCAATCGACCACGGTATTGAAACTGTTGAAGAGCGGCAAAAAATAGGTAAACCTCCCGTGGCTACTCTCCGAATTAAAGGCTATAATGTTGCTAGCAATATTATTATTGAAGTTGCTGATGATGGCAGGGGACTAAATCTAGAGAGCATTAAACAAACGGCTGTAAAACGTAATATTTGTACGCGGGAACAACTGGCAGAAATGACCGATACTCAAGTACAATCTTTAATTTTTAGTCCTGGTTTTTCAACAAAAAAATTTGTTACTGAAGTCTCGGGGCGCGGGGTGGGTTTAGATGTAGTTCGCACTAATGTTGAAGCCCTAAAAGGTAGTATTCAAGTCGAGTCTTTACCGGGAAAAGGATGCACCTTCAAGCTGCAAATAAGCACGTCTTTAGCTACCGTAAATGTATTAATTGTCGTAGTTGAAGACATTCCTTATGCTCTGCCCGTCGAGTTTGTAGACACGGCCAAACAGGTGTCTCAGTCTGAGATATTTGCTATAGAAGGTAAGGCAACTATACTTTCAAACGGTCAGCCTCTGTCAGTTGCTCATCTGACAGATTTACTAGAATTAAACCATAGACAGGGTTGGCAAAGAAATCGGTATTTGAGACAGGAAAACGGTAGCGAAATTATGACCAAAAATCCCCAAGAATTCCTAAATTCAACTTCTTCAAAAATGCCTTGTATTGTTTTGAAAGTTGGGGAGGAAAGATTGGGATTATTGGTAGATGCTTTGATAGACGAACAGGATGTGGTGATGAAACCTCAAAGTCAATTGCTGAAACGGGTGCGAAATGTTTCGGGTGCCACAATTCTGGGTACTGGGGAAGTTTGTATGGTACTCAATCCCCACGATTTGATAAAATCTGTACGCCAGCAAGTTTCGTCCCGTAGGGTTTCTGGTGCGCGATCGCCAATTGAGACTGCCACCAGAAAACAAGTTATACTCTTAGCAGAAGACTCGATCGCCACGCGCACTCAAGAAAAGCGCATCCTGGAAGGTGCGGGTTACGAAGTTGTGACAGCGGTAGACGGATTGGATGCTTTCCATAAATTAAAAACTCGCAATTTTGATGCTGTGATTTCTGACGTACAAATGCCAAATTTAGACGGTTTGGCCCTGACAGTTAAGATTCGGGAGCAAAAAGAATACAGTGAGTTACCGATAATCTTAGTAACATCTTTGGCCTCGGATGAAGATAGAAAAAGAGGAGCGGATGCGGGGGCAAATGCTTATATTCCTAAAGGGAATTTTAATCAAGATGTACTCATAGAGACACTAAAAAGGTTAGTTTAG
- a CDS encoding AAA family ATPase, whose product MQITDDLNRLLDIVPDEIRQPLEQHPQRNNLIEIVMDLGRRPEARFPSLAEPLSQTPVSKAHLNYCIQRVGHFGGDNRAGIEQTLHRISALRNRSGEIIGLTLRVGRAVFGTIGIIRDLVETGQSILMLGRPGVGKTTALREIARVLADDLEKRVVIIDTSNEIAGDGDIPHPAIGRARRMQVSRPELQHQVMIEAVENHMPQVIVIDEIGTELEALAARTIAERGVQLVGTAHGNRIENLMKNPTLADLIGGIQAVTLGDDEARRRGSQKTVLERKAPPTFEIAIEMLERERWVIHERVADAIDTLLRGREPHQQIRSVSESGEVIIERDSAAPPARFPGMAASSGPAAVSAMRPVTPISGWRSAGKMVPMPAPSENFAAKSAPVSETRYFEQLLEESLSVEPVPNPGRYSHNVGPNGEDLPLHVYPYGIPRHQLEQVISTLNLPVLLTKDIESADVVLALRSNVRNQSKLRHLAKTRQVPLHTIKAGTIPHVARALRRLLDMDDPGTPEVADLALFARSGSSDEIEALEETRLAVEQIVIPKGQPVELLPRSPNVRKMQHELVEHYHLKSHSFGEEPNRRLRIYPA is encoded by the coding sequence ATGCAGATTACAGACGACCTCAACAGATTATTAGACATCGTGCCAGATGAGATCCGGCAGCCCTTAGAGCAGCACCCGCAGCGCAACAATCTCATTGAGATTGTGATGGATTTGGGCCGCCGACCTGAAGCTCGTTTTCCATCCTTGGCCGAACCTCTTTCCCAAACGCCGGTTTCCAAGGCACACCTCAACTATTGCATCCAGCGAGTCGGCCACTTCGGCGGCGACAATCGAGCCGGTATCGAGCAAACCCTGCACCGAATTAGCGCCCTTCGCAACCGCAGCGGCGAGATTATCGGCTTGACTTTGAGGGTGGGCCGCGCTGTGTTCGGGACGATCGGCATTATCCGCGATTTAGTGGAAACCGGTCAGTCAATTTTGATGCTCGGCCGCCCCGGAGTCGGCAAAACCACCGCCCTGCGGGAAATTGCCCGCGTGCTCGCCGATGACTTGGAAAAACGGGTGGTAATCATCGACACCTCCAACGAAATTGCCGGAGATGGAGATATTCCCCACCCAGCGATCGGCAGAGCTCGCAGAATGCAAGTTTCCCGTCCCGAACTTCAGCACCAAGTCATGATCGAAGCAGTGGAAAACCATATGCCGCAAGTGATCGTGATTGACGAAATCGGCACGGAACTCGAAGCTTTGGCGGCTCGGACGATCGCCGAAAGGGGCGTGCAGTTGGTCGGTACCGCCCACGGGAACCGGATCGAAAACTTGATGAAAAACCCGACTCTGGCAGATTTAATTGGGGGCATCCAAGCGGTGACGCTGGGAGATGACGAAGCAAGACGGCGCGGTTCTCAAAAGACGGTTTTGGAGCGCAAAGCACCGCCAACTTTTGAAATTGCCATCGAAATGCTCGAACGCGAGCGCTGGGTAATCCACGAGCGAGTTGCAGATGCGATCGACACTCTGCTGCGGGGACGTGAACCGCACCAGCAAATCAGAAGTGTCAGCGAGAGTGGAGAAGTAATTATCGAGCGCGACTCGGCCGCTCCCCCCGCCCGGTTTCCGGGGATGGCAGCTTCCAGCGGCCCGGCTGCTGTCTCGGCAATGCGGCCCGTCACACCGATCTCTGGGTGGCGGAGTGCTGGCAAAATGGTGCCGATGCCCGCTCCCAGCGAGAACTTCGCTGCTAAGAGCGCGCCGGTTTCTGAGACTCGGTATTTCGAGCAACTGCTCGAAGAATCCCTGTCCGTCGAACCAGTACCCAACCCCGGACGCTATTCCCATAATGTCGGCCCTAACGGCGAAGATTTGCCCCTCCACGTTTATCCTTACGGCATACCTCGCCACCAGCTCGAACAGGTGATTTCAACGCTGAACCTGCCGGTGCTGCTGACGAAGGATATTGAGAGTGCTGACGTGGTTTTGGCTTTGCGATCGAACGTTCGGAACCAGTCGAAATTGAGGCACTTGGCCAAAACTCGCCAAGTTCCCCTGCACACAATTAAGGCTGGCACTATACCCCACGTAGCGAGAGCTTTGCGGCGCCTATTGGACATGGATGACCCGGGCACCCCGGAAGTGGCAGACCTCGCCTTATTCGCCCGCAGCGGTTCTTCTGATGAGATCGAAGCTCTCGAAGAAACCCGCTTGGCAGTCGAGCAAATCGTCATTCCCAAGGGACAGCCGGTGGAACTCCTGCCCCGTTCTCCGAATGTCCGCAAAATGCAGCACGAACTTGTGGAACACTATCACCTGAAGTCCCACAGTTTTGGGGAAGAACCCAATCGTCGCTTGCGGATATATCCAGCTTAA
- a CDS encoding chemotaxis protein: protein MLPKINHLNIRNKMLFGYLAPAAIYLGFPLLVIATTNQVFKNLQETERVQQVVGEISNISLGAEQMVRGLRGYLINNKNQQFLKDFQAGAELARQSANNIEHTVKDPEQRTRLQRMRELVNQYYDACNEDIVRLLQQNQTTKAIAVFNTGKYTNFLNNFLKVNGEFRETELSIVKQKTKMTKEALSFLVSTLLVGSVLLVLFGAAIAWLISSGIAQTIDRAISSIASSSTEIAATVEEQERMASQQAASVNQTTTTMDELGASSRATSQQIETAVAQAMQALNLAGGGTKAVEQTLEAMATLKTKVQDIQRQIIELSEQTDHIGNISTVVSDLANQTNMLALNAAVEAVRAGEHGKGFGVVASEIRKLADRSKKSGAQINLLVADIQKAINSTVMVADEGTKTVESGVNIASETAAAFAGVANAINNVVLSSQQISLNAQQQSIAIEQVVEAMNSLNQAAAQTACGITQTKVATQRLNEAALDLKAVV, encoded by the coding sequence ATGTTGCCTAAAATAAACCACTTAAACATTAGAAACAAGATGCTGTTCGGATATCTAGCACCAGCCGCTATATACTTAGGGTTTCCCTTATTAGTTATTGCTACTACAAATCAGGTATTTAAAAATTTACAAGAAACAGAAAGGGTACAGCAGGTAGTCGGGGAAATAAGTAATATATCGCTAGGTGCGGAGCAAATGGTACGGGGGCTGCGCGGGTATTTAATTAATAATAAAAATCAGCAGTTTTTAAAGGATTTTCAAGCAGGTGCAGAGTTGGCTCGCCAGTCGGCGAATAATATAGAGCATACCGTTAAAGATCCAGAACAGAGAACGCGTTTGCAAAGGATGCGAGAGCTAGTCAATCAATATTATGATGCTTGTAATGAAGACATTGTTCGCTTATTGCAGCAAAATCAGACAACGAAAGCTATCGCTGTATTTAATACAGGGAAGTACACAAATTTTCTGAATAATTTTTTGAAAGTGAACGGGGAATTTCGGGAAACAGAATTAAGTATCGTTAAACAAAAAACGAAAATGACGAAGGAAGCTTTAAGCTTTTTGGTATCGACGCTGCTGGTTGGTTCGGTGCTGTTAGTGCTGTTTGGTGCAGCCATAGCTTGGCTGATTTCTTCAGGAATTGCTCAAACTATTGATCGGGCAATTAGCTCGATCGCCTCTTCTTCCACTGAGATTGCAGCCACCGTGGAAGAACAGGAACGCATGGCAAGTCAGCAAGCAGCTTCAGTAAATCAAACTACTACTACAATGGACGAATTGGGAGCCTCTTCTAGGGCGACATCACAGCAGATCGAAACCGCCGTGGCTCAAGCAATGCAAGCCTTGAATTTAGCTGGAGGTGGCACAAAAGCTGTAGAACAAACTTTAGAAGCAATGGCAACGTTGAAAACTAAAGTTCAGGATATTCAACGACAAATTATAGAGTTGAGCGAACAAACAGATCACATTGGTAATATCTCAACTGTAGTTAGCGATTTGGCGAATCAGACTAATATGTTAGCACTCAATGCTGCTGTTGAAGCAGTCCGGGCGGGGGAACACGGCAAGGGGTTTGGTGTGGTGGCGTCAGAAATTCGCAAACTTGCAGATCGCAGTAAAAAATCAGGAGCACAAATTAATCTATTAGTTGCTGATATTCAAAAGGCAATTAACTCAACGGTAATGGTGGCCGACGAAGGAACTAAAACTGTGGAATCGGGCGTGAATATTGCCTCAGAAACTGCAGCAGCATTTGCAGGAGTTGCCAATGCCATTAACAATGTGGTTTTGAGTTCTCAGCAAATTTCGCTGAATGCCCAACAGCAATCGATCGCGATCGAACAAGTGGTGGAAGCTATGAACTCTCTCAACCAAGCAGCGGCACAAACGGCTTGCGGTATCACTCAAACTAAAGTCGCCACTCAAAGATTGAATGAAGCTGCTTTAGATTTAAAAGCAGTTGTTTAG
- a CDS encoding chemotaxis protein CheW, translating into MDTKPYLIFEQNGFLCGIEACYVREIFFLPELTAIAEAPQDIVGAIDLRGEILPVMDLNLRFGYAWQEYSVTDSTIVIEWQEFKVGIIVNQVREVKELSEDAITSQLSYGRDHSEASHHFVAGFARCEADIIMLLNLDRLIRYSPKKLEESWPVSPNNAGNQETAGESDTESLQWQINAKLLGKNPQILSNRHVFRPQATPEEKAIFQSRTNNLRLRGKGENDAAINMSLAVFVLNGEYFGIPLDVVREFTDINQVTPVPCTPDRIVGNMNLRGEILTLIDIRSVLNMSLNMSEAANYLSKAIVVEVGDLVAGIVVDEILDIIYLNVSEMAAVPAALHSANREYLRGTAIYGEKMMAILSLQKLLTKGEVVVDEEV; encoded by the coding sequence ATGGACACTAAACCGTATCTTATCTTTGAACAGAACGGTTTTCTCTGCGGTATAGAAGCCTGTTATGTTCGGGAAATTTTCTTTCTGCCGGAGTTGACAGCAATTGCAGAAGCACCTCAAGATATTGTTGGGGCGATCGACCTTCGGGGCGAAATTCTGCCCGTGATGGATCTGAATCTGCGTTTTGGATACGCTTGGCAGGAGTATTCTGTGACAGATAGTACGATCGTCATCGAGTGGCAAGAATTTAAAGTCGGTATAATTGTCAATCAAGTTCGCGAAGTTAAGGAACTCTCAGAAGATGCCATCACTTCGCAGTTATCTTACGGGCGAGACCATTCAGAAGCCTCTCATCATTTTGTAGCTGGATTTGCCCGCTGCGAAGCCGATATTATCATGCTGCTGAATCTCGATCGCTTAATTCGATATTCTCCCAAAAAGTTAGAGGAAAGCTGGCCTGTTTCTCCAAACAATGCAGGTAATCAAGAAACAGCAGGTGAGTCAGATACGGAAAGTTTACAGTGGCAAATAAATGCAAAATTGTTAGGCAAAAATCCTCAAATTTTGAGCAATCGTCACGTTTTTCGCCCGCAGGCTACCCCGGAAGAAAAAGCAATTTTTCAATCGCGGACTAATAATTTGAGGCTGCGAGGCAAGGGGGAAAATGATGCTGCAATTAATATGTCCCTGGCGGTGTTTGTTTTGAATGGTGAATACTTTGGTATTCCTTTGGATGTAGTGCGCGAATTTACTGATATTAACCAAGTAACTCCGGTTCCTTGCACTCCCGATCGCATAGTGGGAAATATGAATTTACGGGGAGAAATTTTGACGCTAATTGATATTCGCAGTGTTTTAAATATGTCTTTAAATATGTCGGAGGCTGCAAATTATCTCTCTAAGGCGATCGTTGTTGAAGTGGGGGATTTGGTCGCTGGTATAGTTGTTGACGAAATATTAGATATTATATACTTAAATGTGTCGGAAATGGCGGCTGTTCCGGCTGCACTGCATTCTGCTAACCGCGAATATCTAAGGGGGACAGCTATTTACGGAGAAAAAATGATGGCTATTCTGAGCTTGCAAAAACTGCTGACAAAAGGAGAAGTAGTTGTTGATGAAGAGGTTTGA
- a CDS encoding tetratricopeptide repeat protein, translating to MNDSILQLFINLITTEIGVRIRFQDREGLSHKIMSRMRAKKIPEPEKYYKLLTAKTFESKKEWAELVLVLTTIESYFMRDKGQFALLKKVIFPELIEQKRNLHKTLGMQPTLRIWSAGCSTGEEPYSLAIVLKQLIPDWEEWKILILGTDINEKVIKKAPQGVYSHWSFRLVEPQIQKQYFYQRQNDWHINQELRPSVTFSCVNLITDEFPSIYQNLYNIDLILCRNVFVYFEHKYISLVLKKFSKTLRPGGYLMTGHAEVYGQIMNEFQPKIFPESVVYQRRDAVPEEGCQIESRVATVGEANSAFREFPKPDTVGDDSGELLTGKTRLPSVTNSNFPEMPPVLTISNPLGKMLRSRYLEDGLGNNAVSVTQKVIAENTQNKTPQMLIFEAKQLFKNQDYAEAINKAQESIDLQGHNFDAYFLIAQVHANAGNYSQAIEYCNRARKVDPGSVLTDYLQAHIAEEQGQLETAKNLLKRTIYMCPSFVSAYIELGNIYNKEGQVKRAIKMYNSSCEILKALPQHTPIDSQGKMTANQLLVDVKKKLLRLYSKETVH from the coding sequence ATGAATGATTCCATACTTCAGCTATTTATTAACTTAATTACTACTGAGATAGGTGTGCGAATTAGGTTCCAAGATCGAGAGGGTTTGTCTCATAAAATTATGAGTCGAATGAGAGCAAAAAAAATCCCCGAACCCGAAAAATATTATAAACTTTTAACCGCCAAAACTTTTGAAAGTAAAAAGGAATGGGCAGAATTAGTATTGGTATTAACAACAATAGAAAGTTATTTTATGCGAGATAAAGGACAGTTTGCTCTGTTGAAAAAAGTAATTTTTCCTGAATTGATAGAGCAGAAAAGAAACTTGCACAAGACCTTGGGAATGCAGCCGACACTGCGAATCTGGAGTGCGGGCTGCTCCACCGGTGAAGAACCTTATTCTTTAGCTATTGTTTTAAAACAGTTGATTCCCGATTGGGAAGAATGGAAAATATTAATTTTAGGTACAGATATCAATGAAAAAGTAATCAAAAAAGCGCCCCAGGGAGTTTACAGTCATTGGTCGTTTCGCTTGGTTGAACCGCAGATACAAAAGCAGTATTTTTATCAGAGGCAAAATGATTGGCACATTAATCAAGAATTGCGCCCAAGTGTAACCTTTAGCTGTGTTAATTTAATCACAGATGAGTTTCCTAGTATTTACCAAAATCTTTATAACATAGACTTAATTTTGTGTAGAAACGTTTTTGTGTATTTTGAACATAAGTATATTTCACTGGTACTGAAAAAATTTTCCAAGACCCTGAGACCTGGAGGATATTTAATGACCGGTCACGCTGAAGTTTATGGTCAAATTATGAACGAGTTTCAGCCCAAGATTTTTCCGGAGTCGGTGGTTTATCAGCGTCGGGATGCAGTACCGGAGGAAGGCTGTCAAATAGAGTCTAGGGTGGCGACGGTAGGGGAAGCCAACTCGGCATTTCGGGAATTCCCGAAACCAGATACTGTGGGGGATGATAGTGGTGAGTTGCTAACAGGAAAAACCAGATTACCTAGTGTTACTAACAGCAATTTTCCCGAGATGCCGCCCGTATTAACAATAAGTAATCCGCTGGGGAAGATGCTGCGCTCTCGCTATCTGGAGGACGGCTTGGGGAACAATGCCGTATCAGTTACACAAAAAGTAATAGCAGAAAATACTCAAAATAAAACGCCTCAAATGCTAATTTTCGAGGCTAAACAATTATTTAAAAATCAAGATTATGCTGAGGCAATCAACAAGGCACAAGAGTCAATAGACTTGCAGGGGCATAATTTTGATGCTTATTTTTTAATTGCTCAAGTTCATGCAAATGCGGGCAATTATTCTCAAGCAATAGAATACTGTAATCGAGCTAGGAAAGTAGATCCTGGCTCAGTATTGACTGATTATTTACAAGCTCACATTGCTGAAGAACAGGGGCAATTGGAAACAGCAAAAAATTTATTAAAGAGGACTATTTATATGTGTCCATCTTTTGTTTCAGCTTATATAGAACTAGGGAATATATACAATAAAGAAGGTCAAGTAAAAAGAGCGATTAAAATGTACAATTCATCTTGTGAAATCCTGAAAGCACTACCGCAACACACTCCCATAGATTCCCAGGGGAAAATGACAGCTAATCAACTGCTGGTGGATGTTAAAAAAAAATTGTTAAGATTATACAGTAAGGAAACTGTACACTAA